DNA sequence from the Caldisericia bacterium genome:
TTTTTCTCACATTTTTTGCTCTAAAGCCCTTATCTGTCTTCTCTATCTCAAATTCCACAATTTCTCCAGATTTAAGAGCTCTAAAACCTTCACCAATAATATCTTTATAATGAACAAAAATATCTTTACCTTCAAACTCTATAAATCCATATCCCTTCTGAGGATCAAACCACTTTACCTTTCCTTCCATC
Encoded proteins:
- a CDS encoding cold shock domain-containing protein; protein product: MEGKVKWFDPQKGYGFIEFEGKDIFVHYKDIIGEGFRALKSGEIVEFEIEKTDKGFRAKNVRKKEV